A single window of Nicotiana sylvestris chromosome 5, ASM39365v2, whole genome shotgun sequence DNA harbors:
- the LOC138869227 gene encoding probable serine/threonine-protein kinase PBL28 → MEKSLVAIIWATVIVVTILVILVKCILKRSKNINVVVAQNLESPTLNGLYKFTIVEIENAINNIDKTNYMRISRKLIGNGSRGELCQGILPSGQVVAIKEMHKTEDAVGSFITEVECLSRARHPSIVCLLGFCNEDGKHFLVYENYSAGNLAQYFLSEFPYF, encoded by the coding sequence ATGGAAAAATCACTTGTTGCAATCATATGGGCAACTGTAATAGTTGTCACAATACTTGTTATACTGGTAAAATGCATATTGAAGAGAAGCAAGAATATTAATGTAGTGGTTGCCCAAAACTTGGAGTCACCTACACTAAATGGTCTCTACAAATTCACAATAGTTGAGATTGAGAATGCTATAAATAACATTGACAAGACTAATTATATGAGAATATCAAGAAAGTTGATAGGGAATGGAAGCAGAGGAGAGTTATGTCAAGGGATATTACCAAGTGGACAGGTTGTGGCTATTAAAGAAATGCACAAAACAGAAGATGCAGTGGGATCTTTCATTACTGAAGTTGAATGTCTCTCAAGAGCTAGGCATCCAAGCATTGTTTGTCTCTTAGGTTTTTGTAATGAAGATGGGAAACACTTTTTGGTTTATGAAAATTATTCTGCTGGAAATCTAGCTCAATATTTTCTCAGTGAGTTTCCCTATTTCTAA
- the LOC138869226 gene encoding uncharacterized protein, whose protein sequence is MKTLKELWDALEKKYKTEDVYLKKFVVAKFLDYKMIDSKTVGTQVQELQLIFYDLIAKGMVVNEAFQVAAMIEKLPHSWRDFKNYLKHKRKKMKLEDLVIRLKIEEDNKTAEKKSHKNSMIMGANIVKETTPKSKKRNRDKKKGQGNIMEKNDDIDDLCDMLSEYNLVGNPKEWWIDSGATRHNCVVKEAFATYSTAGSK, encoded by the exons ATGAAAACTTTGAAAGAATTATGGGAtgcacttgagaagaagtacaagactgaagATGTATACTTGAAAAAGTTTGTAGTTGCCAAGTTTCTAGACTATAAAATGATCGACAGCAAAACCGTTGGAACCCAAGTTCAAGAGCTTCAACTTATTTTTTATGACCTTATTGCTAAAGGTATGGTAGTGAATGAAGCATTTCAAGTTGCTGCAatgattgaaaaattgcctcATTCGTGGAGAGATTTCAAAAACTACCTAAAGCACAAGCGCAAAAAAATGAAGTTGGAAGATCTTGTGATTCGTCTCAAAATTGAGGAAGACAACAAAACAGCCGAGAAGAAGTCTCATAAAAATTCAATGATTATGGGAGCTAATATCGTTAAGGAGACTACTCCAAAAAGTAAGAAGAGGAATAG GGATAAGAAAAAGGGACAAGGCAACATAATGGAGAAGAATGATGACATTGATGATCTGTGTGATATGCTTTCGGAATACAACCTAGTCGGAAATCCGAAGGAGTGGTGGATCGACTCTGGAGCCACTCGACATAACTGTGTTGTCAAAGAAGCATTTGCGACTTACTCTACTGCTGGTTCCAAATAA